A genome region from Pieris brassicae chromosome W, ilPieBrab1.1, whole genome shotgun sequence includes the following:
- the LOC123718339 gene encoding uncharacterized protein LOC123718339: MAQETTETSPLTENFRVGVRIPPFYPEMPGLWFSQMEAQFTLANIRTDETKFFYVVGNLDAQYAAEVEDVISYPPPADKYDKLKAELIKRLSASREKKVKQLLMHEELGDRKPSQFYRHLLNLAGPGVPEEFLRTIWTSRLPSSTQAIIASQSKTDLTELAELADRIHDVVGTQCWIYQQTE; encoded by the coding sequence ATGGCTCAAGAAACAACAGAAACATCACCGTTAACGGAGAACTTCCGAGTCGGCGTAAGAATTCCACCCTTCTACCCAGAGATGCCAGGTCTGTGGTTCAGCCAGATGGAGGCGCAGTTCACCCTGGCCAACATCAGAACCGACGAGACGAAATTCTTTTACGTCGTCGGCAACCTGGACGCCCAATACGCCGCGGAGGTAGAGGACGTAATTTCCTACCCTCCGCCCGCCGATAAATACGACAAGCTTAAAGCTGAGCTCATCAAGAGGCTGTCGGCGTCACGTGAGAAGAAGGTGAAGCAGCTTCTCATGCACGAAGAGCTCGGAGACCGAAAGCCTTCACAATTCTACCGGCACCTGCTCAACCTGGCCGGCCCCGGAGTACCTGAGGAGTTCCTGCGGACCATCTGGACGAGCCGCCTGCCCAGCTCCACTCAGGCCATCATCGCATCCCAGTCCAAGACGGATCTGACTGAGCTGGCCGAGTTAGCTGATAGGATCCACGACGTCGTCGGTACCCAG